A genomic region of Glycine max cultivar Williams 82 chromosome 15, Glycine_max_v4.0, whole genome shotgun sequence contains the following coding sequences:
- the LOC100796097 gene encoding probable purine permease 4: MDNIEHHHHEDQKSMTNKRYRPLLFLNYVLLFVGSVSSSLLTKYYFNHKGSSKWVSSWVQCAGFPFLVIPIFLPSLLNYTERKPFSDFTPKMLWYSFCVGVMLGFNNLLYSWGVAYLPISTSGILLSFQLAFTLILSAIIVKQKITFSNLNSMILITMSSAILAFNSSHEKSEGLTQKDYIIGFSCTIGASFLFSLYLPLMERIYERVYCYEMVMEMQIIMEIAATALVTGGMVYKGGFSEMREEAERVFDKGSTFYWLTVVSSVVTWQCCYMGTAGLVFLTSSVTGGVSANALLSLNVLAGWFVYHDAFNGFKIVATVLCIWGFCSYVYCMYFKRRQEEAAERRNSSGGSTTELVVK, encoded by the coding sequence ATGGACAACATAGAACACCATCATCATGAAGAtcaaaaaagtatgacaaacaaGAGGTATAGGCCCCTCTTGTTTCTAAATTATGTTTTGCTCTTTGTGGGGTCAGTCTCCTCTAGTTTGCTCACAAAATATTACTTTAACCACAAAGGATCTAGCAAATGGGTCTCTTCATGGGTCCAGTGTGCAGGTTTTCCCTTCCTAGTCATTCCCATTTTTCTCCCAAGTCTCCTCAATTACACTGAGAGGAAGCCCTTCTCAGATTTCACTCCAAAGATGTTATGGTATTCATTTTGTGTTGGTGTTATGTTAGGGTTTAATAACCTTCTGTACTCATGGGGTGTGGCATATCTCCCAATCTCAACCTCAGGAATTCTCTTATCCTTTCAGCTTGCTTTCACCCTCATTCTCTCAGCCATCattgtaaaacaaaaaatcacattttcaaATCTTAATTCTATGATCCTCATCACCATGAGTTCCGCCATTCTAGCCTTTAACTCTAGTCACGAGAAGTCAGAAGGGCTAACCCAAAAGGACTACATCATAGGGTTCTCTTGCACCATAGGTGCAAGCTTCTTGTTTTCCTTGTACTTGCCACTGATGGAGAGGATCTACGAGAGGGTTTACTGCTACGAAATGGTGATGGAGATGCAGATCATAATGGAGATTGCGGCCACGGCGTTAGTCACTGGAGGCATGGTGTACAAAGGAGGGTTTTCTGAGATGAGGGAAGAAGCTGAGAGGGTTTTTGACAAGGGATCCACTTTTTACTGGTTGACGGTTGTGTCAAGTGTGGTGACATGGCAGTGTTGCTACATGGGAACTGCAGGGTTGGTCTTTCTCACATCTTCAGTAACTGGAGGGGTTTCTGCTAATGCTTTGTTGTCCCTGAATGTGTTGGCAGGGTGGTTTGTGTACCATGATGCCTTCAATGGTTTTAAGATTGTGGCCACTGTTTTGTGCATTTGGGGCTTCTGCTCTTATGTCTATTGCATGTACTTTAAAAGGAGGCAAGAGGAGGCAGCTGAAAGAAGGAACAGCAGTGGTGGATCTACCACAGAGTTGGTAGTTAAATAG